One window from the genome of Magnolia sinica isolate HGM2019 chromosome 4, MsV1, whole genome shotgun sequence encodes:
- the LOC131242859 gene encoding cell division cycle 5-like protein yields MRIMIKGGVWKNTEDEILKAAVMKYGKNQWARISSLLVRKSAKQCKARWYEWLDPSIKKTEWTREEDEKLLHLAKLMPTQWRTIAPIVGRTPSQCLERYEKLLDAACVKDENYEPSDDPRKLRPGEIDPNPESKPARPDPVDMDEDEKEMLSEARARLANTRGKKAKRKAREKQLEEARRLASLQKRRELKAAGIDTRQRKRKRKGIDYNAEIPFEKRPPPGFYDVADEERPVDQPKFPTTIEELEGKRRVDVEAQLRKQDIAKNKIAQRQDAPSSILQVNKLNDPEAVRKRSKLMLPPPQISDHELEEIAKLGYEGDLVLGNEELADGTGATRALLANYAQTPRQGMTPLRTPQRTPGGKADAIMMEAENLARLRESQTPLLGGENPELHPSDFSGVTPKKREIQTPNPMATPLASPGPMALTPRIGMTPSRDGYSYGVTPKGTPLRDELHINEDMDMHDSAKLELRRQAELRRNLHSGLINLPQPKNEYQIVIQPIPEENEEAEDKIEEDMSDRLAREKAEEEARQMALLRKRSKVLQRELPRPPTASLDLIKQSLIRGDEDKSSFVPPTLIEQADEMIRKELLALLEHDNAKYPLDEKTEKDKEKKKGVKRTANGKPALSIPEIEDFEEDALKEADSLIKEEVQFLRVAMGHEEESLDEFIKARDACQEDLMYFPARNAYGLASVANNSDKLVALQNEFENVKKRMDDEAKKALRLEQKIKVLTQGYQMRAGKLWSQIEATYKQMDTAGTELECFRALQKQEQFAATHRINGLLVEINKQKELERNLQQRYGGLIVEQDRIQRLLEEYKLELQKQAEIAAIELQKQKEIAAMELQKQEEIAAMELQKQKEIAAMELQQEEIASVETEQQEEVEVMELQKQKETVTIELQNQEEMATVDLQKLEEVLVENRPLGVSVQATEDTDMPTAQYGEPVASSKEVPVSVPIDHPHDETSTKQADVSLDHAVENVNVGRKDINVDPEPQSVTSMNMSLSDNGAATVNEEKVTLLDGENHKELNASGDQFPVGSGDNLIGAVVENPSIPFQADMVLDGTAILNSMTRVEKMPVDHPAGDSRNDVQVVEEDKACDSGIHVEAAGEEHTAANSNSYVESKLLVEDHSSVSEGQNPDALPIKQVGHPLTAAAGDGGNLAAVDIEEKATDEVDQTQTAAGNIEKVMTDEVDQIQMATHSTSDVGGDMKCKNIDPATGIDAVPNEKATESDGKLVETNASSEQASIELDSER; encoded by the exons ACTGAGTGGACCCGAGAAGAAGATGAGAAGCTGCTTCATCTTGCTAAACTCATGCCCACACAGTGGAGGACAATTGCACCAATTGTGGGTCGAACGCCATCCCAGTGTCTTGAGCGTTACGAGAAACTGCTTGATGCAGCATGCGTCAAGGATGAGAACTATGAACCCAGTGACGACCCACGGAAGTTGCGCCCTGGGGAGATTGACCCAAACCCTGAATCTAAACCTGCACGTCCTGATCCTGTTGATATGGACGAAGATGAAAAGGAAATGCTCTCGGAAGCCCGAGCCCGGTTAGCAAACACCAGAGGCAAGAAGGCGAAAAGGAAAGCCAGGGAGAAGCAGCTGGAAGAGGCAAGGAGGCTTGCTTCTTTGCAGAAACGGAGAGAACTCAAGGCAGCTGGTATCGACACTAGGCAACGGAAGAGGAAAAGGAAGGGGATAGACTACAACGCCGAGATACCCTTTGAGAAAAGGCCCCCACCAGGGTTCTATGATGTTGCAGATGAGGAGAGGCCAGTGGATCAGCCCAAGTTTCCGACCAccattgaagaacttgaagggAAAAGGAGGGTCGATGTGGAGGCCCAGTTAAGAAAGCAGGATATTGCTAAGAACAAGATTGCACAGAGGCAGGATGCCCCATCATCGATATTGCAAGTGAACAAGCTTAATGATCCTGAAGCAGTCAGGAAGAGGTCAAAACTAATGCTTCCACCGCCGCAGATTTCAGACCACGAATTGGAGGAGATAGCAAAGTTGGGTTATGAAGGCGATCTTGTTTTAGGGAATGAGGAACTTGCCGACGGAACTGGTGCTACACGGGCTCTTCTTGCAAATTATGCTCAAACACCACGGCAGGGGATGACACCGTTGCGGACACCGCAAAGAACTCCTGGCGGCAAGGCTGATGCTATTATGATGGAAGCGGAAAACCTTGCACGGTTGAGAGAGTCGCAGACACCTTTATTAGGTGGAGAGAATCCAGAACTGCACCCATCTGATTTTTCGGGTGTTACACCTAAGAAAAGGGAGATACAGACACCAAACCCCATGGCAACTCCTTTGGCAAGTCCTGGACCAATGGCTCTTACTCCTAGAATTGGTATGACACCATCAAgggatggatattcttatggcgtGACTCCAAAAGGGACTCCTCTACGGGACGAGCTTCACATTAACGAAGATATGGATATGCATGACAGTGCTAAGCTTGAACTGCGTCGGCAGGCTGAGCTGAGAAGAAACTTGCATTCCGGTTTAATCAATCTTCCACAGCCTAAGAATGAATACCAGATAGTTATCCAACCCATTCCCGAGGAAAACGAAGAAGCTGAGGATAAGATTGAAGAAGATATGTCAGATAGGCTAGCTAGAGAGAAGGCAGAGGAAGAAGCAAGACAGATGGCACTACTCAGGAAGAGATCAAAAGTGCTGCAGCGGGAGCTCCCTAGGCCTCCTACTGCTTCCTTGGATCTCATCAAGCAGTCGTTGATCAGGGGTGATGAAGATAAGAGTTCGTTTGTCCCTCCTACTTTGATTGAGCAGGCTGATGAGATGATAAGAAAGGAACTTCTTGCATTACTAGAGCATGATAATGCAAAGTATCCACTTGATGAAAAAACGGAGAaagacaaggagaagaagaaaggagtcAAGCGTACAGCAAATGGAAAGCCTGCTCTTTCCATCCCTGAGATTGAGGATTTTGAAGAAGATGCACTGAAGGAG GCTGATTCTTTGATAAAGGAAGAGGTTCAATTTCTTCGTGTGGCGATGGGGCATGAGGAGGAATCTCTTGATGAATTTATTAAAGCACGCGATGCATGCCAAGAAGATCTGATGTACTTCCCGGCTCGTAATGCTTATGGTCTTGCCAGTGTTGCCAACAATAGTGACAAACTTGTGGCCTTGCAAAACGAATTTGAGAATGTGAAGAAGAGAATGGATGATGAGGCTAAGAAGGCCCTGCGGCTTGAGCAGAAGATAAAAGTTCTTACTCAAGGATATCAG ATGCGGGCAGGAAAGTTATGGTCACAAATAGAGGCCACCTACAAGCAGATGGACACTGCTGGAACAGAACTCGAGTGTTTTCGAGCTTTGCAGAAACAAGAGCAGTTTGCAGCAACTCACAGAATCAATGGCTTGCTTGTGGAAATCAATAAGCAGAAAGAACTTGAAAGAAATCTGCAGCAGCGCTACGGAGGCCTCATAGTGGAGCAGGATAGGATTCAAAGGCTTCTAGAGGAGTACAAGTTAGAATTACAAAAGCAGGCAGAAATTGCTGCGATAGAACTGCAGAAACAAAAAGAAATTGCTGCAATGGAATTGCAGAAGCAGGAAGAAATCGCGGCGATGGAATTGCAGAAGCAAAAAGAAATTGCAGCAATGGAATTACAGCAGGAAGAAATCGCATCAGTGGAAACAGAGCAGCAGGAAGAAGTTGAGGTTATGGAATTACAGAAGCAGAAAGAAACTGTGACGATAGAGTTACAAAATCAGGAGGAAATGGCCACAGTGGATTTACAAAAGCTGGAAGAAGTCCTGGTGGAAAATCGTCCACTAGGGGTATCAGTTCAAGCTACGGAAGATACTGATATGCCAACCGCTCAGTATGGTGAACCTGTTGCCTCTTCCAAAGAAGTCCCAGTCTCAGTTCCCATTGACCATCCGCATGATGAAACATCAACCAAGCAAGCGGATGTCAGTCTAGATCACGCTGTTGAAAATGTGAATGTGGGTCGAAAGGATATCAATGTTGATCCAGAGCCTCAGTCAGTTACTAGCATGAATATGAGCCTGTCCGATAATGGTGCTGCCACTGTAAATGAGGAAAAGGTGACTCTGTTAGATGGTGAGAATCACAAAGAGCTTAATGCTAGTGGAGATCAGTTCCCTGTTGGGAGTGGTGACAACCTGATAGGCGCTGTGGTTGAAAATCCCTCTATTCCTTTTCAAGCTGACATGGTTCTTGATGGGACTGCCATTCTGAATTCAATGACTAGGGTAGAGAAGATGCCAGTTGATCATCCAGCAGGTGATTCTAGAAATGATGTTCAAGTTGTAGAGGAAGATAAAGCTTGTGATTCAGGAATCCATGTTGAAGCTGCTGGTGAAGAACATACTGCAGCAAATAGTAATAGTTATGTCGAATCCAAGTTACTGGTTGAGGATCATTCCTCTGTTTCAGAAGGCCAAAACCCAGATGCTCTTCCTATCAAGCAAGTTGGTCATCCCCTGACAGCTGCTGCAGGAGACGGTGGTAACTTGGCTGCGGTGGACATAGAAGAGAAAGCGACGGATGAGGTTGATCAGACTCAAACAGCTGCAGGGAACATAGAAAAGGTGATGACAGATGAGGTTGATCAAATTCAAATGGCCACTCATTCTACATCAGATGTGGGTGGAGACATGAAATGCAAAAATATCGATCCAGCTACTGGGATCGATGCTGTTCCAAATGAGAAGGCCACGGAATCAGATGGAAAGCTGGTGGAAACCAATGCGAGTTCTGAACAGGCAAGCATAGAACTCGATAGTGAGAGATAA